A genomic segment from Bradyrhizobium sp. CB1015 encodes:
- a CDS encoding MurR/RpiR family transcriptional regulator, which produces MAEPAKSSPLSELRIALPSLPLRLQEVGRFVAANDYDATTRSMRDLAAEAGADPAAFTRLAKAIGYSGWDELRAALTEARRPSQTAPFSGRTRGRRHGPNADVTLVLDKLEAEAAGLPRIPAPPIAEAARALHDAKRIWIAGYRSCRSVAELLNYELRLFRPEQVQLVGTSGPDDLDLGAFRPGEAVIVIGFLPYTHASVRVAQAAHRSGARLIAIADSLAAPMAEGADHVLLFEAASSPGFFPSLTGAIAIAQSLAAVTFSLGGAAAKKRLENTEAQLTAASTYVSEKG; this is translated from the coding sequence ATGGCCGAGCCCGCGAAATCCTCGCCCCTGAGCGAACTGCGCATTGCATTGCCATCGCTCCCCCTGCGCTTGCAGGAGGTCGGCCGTTTTGTCGCCGCCAATGATTACGACGCCACCACACGTTCGATGCGCGATCTCGCGGCGGAAGCCGGCGCCGATCCCGCCGCGTTCACGCGGCTTGCGAAGGCGATCGGTTATTCCGGATGGGACGAGCTGCGTGCGGCGCTGACCGAGGCGCGCCGGCCGTCGCAGACCGCGCCCTTCTCCGGCCGCACGAGAGGCCGCCGTCACGGGCCGAACGCCGATGTTACGCTCGTCCTCGACAAGCTCGAGGCCGAGGCCGCCGGGCTTCCGCGCATCCCGGCCCCGCCGATCGCGGAAGCGGCGCGCGCGCTGCATGACGCCAAGCGGATCTGGATCGCGGGCTATCGCAGCTGCCGCAGCGTCGCGGAACTCCTGAATTACGAGCTGCGCCTGTTCCGGCCCGAACAGGTGCAGCTCGTCGGCACGTCCGGGCCCGACGACCTCGATCTCGGCGCGTTCCGTCCCGGCGAAGCGGTCATCGTCATCGGCTTCCTGCCTTACACGCATGCCAGCGTCCGCGTCGCGCAGGCTGCTCACCGCAGCGGCGCAAGGCTGATCGCGATCGCGGACAGCCTGGCGGCACCGATGGCCGAGGGCGCCGACCATGTGCTGCTGTTCGAGGCAGCATCCTCGCCCGGCTTTTTCCCCAGTCTCACCGGCGCGATCGCGATCGCGCAGTCGCTCGCGGCGGTCACGTTCTCGCTCGGCGGCGCCGCCGCGAAAAAGCGTCTGGAAAATACCGAGGCGCAGCTCACTGCTGCCTCCACCTACGTCTCGGAGAAAGGTTGA
- a CDS encoding amino acid ABC transporter permease yields the protein MTADRPRPPPRRRFVPGRNELKGLVWQVLVVGIAVGVIAFLWSNTVTNLSARRITTGFAFLGREAGMPIADSLLAYNPGDTYLWAFVVGVANTLRVAVIGIVLATILGTLIGISRLSANWLLSRLAAVYVETLRDIPLLLQLLFWYVLMQALPAARAAWRPVEGVFLSNRGLILPAIPFGPPQLAVLGTAVLGCAVFFLLRRWLVAEQMRDGKPRPAWPFALGLIVVVPVAVSLVLGVSWTIEWPQLRGFNFVGGLTLAPEYFALLIALVTYTSAFIAEIVRSGIQSVPRGQWDAANALGLRRSFMLRQIILPQALRVVVPPMTSQNLNLTKNSSLAVAIGYQDVVSVANTTLNQTGQAIEAIALIMAVFLTISLSISFFMNWYNARIALVER from the coding sequence GTGACAGCCGATCGTCCCAGACCGCCGCCGCGTCGCCGCTTCGTGCCCGGGCGCAACGAATTGAAGGGCCTGGTCTGGCAGGTCCTGGTGGTCGGCATCGCGGTCGGGGTGATCGCCTTCCTCTGGTCCAACACCGTCACCAATCTCTCGGCCCGCCGCATCACCACCGGCTTCGCCTTTCTCGGCCGCGAGGCCGGCATGCCGATCGCCGACAGCCTGCTCGCCTACAATCCTGGGGATACCTACCTCTGGGCCTTCGTCGTCGGCGTCGCCAATACCTTGCGCGTCGCCGTGATCGGCATCGTGCTCGCGACGATCCTGGGCACGCTGATCGGGATCTCGAGGCTGTCGGCCAACTGGCTGCTGTCGCGGCTGGCCGCCGTCTATGTTGAAACGCTCCGCGACATCCCGCTGCTGCTGCAGCTGCTGTTCTGGTACGTGCTGATGCAGGCGCTGCCGGCCGCACGCGCGGCGTGGCGGCCGGTCGAGGGCGTGTTCCTGTCCAATCGCGGCCTGATCCTGCCGGCGATCCCGTTCGGCCCGCCGCAGCTCGCGGTGCTCGGCACCGCGGTGCTGGGCTGTGCGGTGTTCTTCCTCCTCCGGCGCTGGCTGGTCGCAGAGCAGATGCGCGACGGCAAGCCGCGGCCGGCCTGGCCGTTTGCGCTCGGCCTCATCGTCGTGGTGCCGGTGGCGGTCTCGCTCGTGCTCGGCGTGTCCTGGACCATCGAGTGGCCGCAGCTGCGCGGCTTCAACTTCGTCGGCGGGCTGACGCTCGCGCCGGAATATTTCGCGCTGCTGATCGCGCTGGTGACCTACACCTCGGCCTTCATCGCCGAGATCGTGCGCAGCGGCATCCAATCGGTGCCGCGCGGGCAATGGGATGCCGCCAACGCGCTCGGCCTGCGCCGCAGCTTCATGCTGCGGCAGATCATTTTGCCGCAGGCGCTACGCGTCGTCGTGCCGCCGATGACGAGCCAGAATCTCAACCTGACCAAGAATTCCTCGCTCGCGGTCGCGATCGGCTACCAGGACGTGGTCTCGGTTGCCAACACCACGCTGAACCAGACCGGGCAGGCCATCGAAGCCATCGCGTTGATCATGGCGGTGTTCCTGACCATCAGCCTTTCGATCAGCTTCTTCATGAACTGGTACAATGCGCGCATCGCGCTGGTGGAGCGCTGA
- a CDS encoding amino acid ABC transporter permease, whose protein sequence is MTAITDMPEAPRAARRPQPGNPVLHWLRKNLFSSIPNGIITVLLLALLAKGVFSFVQWGIANAVWLTPTSDSSACRAARGLGACWAIIPEKYRFILFGTYPFDEQWRPALSVVLFIALYYLSTRRALWRRELVYLWIGALALISVLMWGGVLGLSFVSQDRWGGLPVTLILATFGLAFGFPLGILVALGRRSKLPAIRSLSVLYVELIRGVPLVSLLFMASVMFPLFMPAGFNIDKLLRAQIAIILFAGAYLAEVIRGGLQAVPRGQYEAADALGLSYWRKHRLIILPQAIRHVIPPLVNTFIAFFKDTSLVLIIGIFDLLTTAKTAIIDPAWQQFSVEVYIFVAAIYFIFCFAMSRYSRSLEATSGR, encoded by the coding sequence ATGACGGCTATCACCGACATGCCGGAGGCGCCCCGTGCTGCCCGTCGGCCGCAGCCCGGCAATCCGGTGCTGCACTGGCTGCGCAAGAACCTGTTCTCCTCGATCCCGAATGGCATCATCACGGTCCTGCTTCTGGCGCTGCTCGCCAAGGGCGTTTTCAGCTTCGTGCAATGGGGCATCGCCAACGCGGTCTGGCTGACGCCCACGAGCGATTCCAGCGCCTGTCGCGCCGCGCGCGGCCTCGGCGCCTGCTGGGCCATCATCCCCGAAAAGTACCGCTTCATCCTGTTCGGCACCTATCCGTTCGACGAGCAGTGGCGGCCGGCGCTGTCGGTCGTGCTGTTCATCGCACTGTACTACCTCTCGACCCGCCGCGCGCTGTGGCGACGCGAGCTGGTCTATCTCTGGATAGGTGCACTGGCGCTGATCAGCGTGTTGATGTGGGGCGGCGTGCTCGGCCTGTCCTTCGTCTCGCAGGACCGCTGGGGTGGGCTGCCGGTCACGCTGATCCTGGCGACCTTCGGATTGGCTTTCGGTTTCCCGCTCGGCATCCTGGTCGCGCTCGGCCGGCGCTCAAAACTGCCGGCGATCCGCTCGCTCAGCGTGCTCTATGTCGAGCTGATCCGTGGGGTGCCGCTGGTGAGCCTGCTGTTCATGGCCAGCGTGATGTTTCCGCTGTTCATGCCGGCCGGGTTCAACATCGACAAGCTGCTGCGCGCTCAGATCGCGATCATCCTGTTCGCCGGCGCCTACCTTGCCGAAGTGATCCGCGGCGGGCTTCAGGCGGTGCCGCGCGGGCAATATGAAGCCGCCGACGCGCTCGGCCTGTCCTATTGGCGCAAGCACCGGCTGATCATCCTGCCGCAGGCGATTCGCCACGTCATCCCGCCGCTGGTCAACACCTTCATCGCCTTCTTCAAGGATACCAGCCTGGTCCTGATCATCGGCATTTTCGACCTGCTGACGACGGCCAAGACCGCGATCATCGATCCCGCCTGGCAGCAGTTTTCCGTCGAAGTCTACATCTTCGTTGCTGCGATCTACTTTATCTTTTGCTTTGCGATGTCGCGCTACAGTCGCAGCCTGGAGGCGACCAGCGGGAGGTGA